The following are from one region of the Pseudazoarcus pumilus genome:
- a CDS encoding FKBP-type peptidyl-prolyl cis-trans isomerase, with translation MAQIKQGDTVRVHYTGKLNDGTVFDSSAGGDPLEFTVGSGQIIPGFESAVTGLAPGDKTTALVPSDEAYGPHREEGIIEVPRDRIPAEITPEVGQQLQMQSQDGKPVPVRVVEVEEASIKVDANHPLAGKDLTFEIEVVEIA, from the coding sequence ATGGCACAGATCAAGCAGGGCGACACCGTCCGCGTTCATTACACGGGCAAGCTCAACGACGGCACCGTGTTCGATTCTTCCGCCGGTGGCGATCCGCTGGAATTCACCGTCGGTTCGGGTCAGATCATTCCGGGCTTCGAGAGCGCCGTCACCGGCCTTGCGCCGGGCGACAAGACCACTGCCCTGGTGCCTTCGGACGAGGCCTACGGCCCGCACCGCGAAGAGGGCATCATCGAGGTGCCGCGCGACCGTATCCCGGCCGAAATCACGCCGGAAGTCGGTCAGCAGCTGCAGATGCAGAGCCAGGACGGCAAGCCGGTTCCGGTGCGCGTGGTCGAGGTCGAGGAAGCCTCGATCAAGGTCGATGCCAACCATCCGCTGGCGGGCAAGGATCTGACCTTCGAGATCGAGGTCGTCGAGATCGCCTGA
- a CDS encoding DUF3830 family protein, protein MSRVRITVGERVLVAETVDAAPRTVAAFLARLPWKTQLIHVRWSGEGCWVPLGDERVDFGFENATAHPAPGDVLFYPGGYSETEIILAYGACAFASKLGPLAGNHFLSVVEGREHLREIGESCLWRGAQDVVFEHITA, encoded by the coding sequence GTGAGCCGCGTACGCATCACCGTCGGCGAGCGCGTGCTCGTCGCCGAGACCGTCGATGCCGCACCCAGGACGGTGGCGGCCTTTCTCGCGCGCCTGCCGTGGAAGACGCAACTCATCCACGTGCGCTGGAGCGGCGAGGGTTGCTGGGTGCCGCTGGGCGACGAACGCGTGGATTTCGGTTTCGAGAACGCTACGGCCCATCCGGCGCCGGGCGACGTGCTGTTCTATCCGGGCGGCTACAGCGAGACCGAGATCATCCTCGCCTACGGCGCGTGTGCCTTCGCGAGCAAGCTCGGGCCGCTCGCCGGCAATCACTTTCTGAGCGTCGTCGAAGGCCGCGAGCATCTGCGCGAAATCGGCGAATCCTGCCTCTGGCGCGGCGCACAGGATGTCGTCTTCGAGCACATAACAGCGTGA
- a CDS encoding aspartate/glutamate racemase family protein — protein sequence MKLLIVNPNISHSVTDLIEAEARRAASPGTELTMRTAPFGVAYIETRAEAAVGAFATLNELAEHHEGHDAAIVAAFGDPGLAAAREMLPIPVVGLTEAALMSAAMLGGRFSIVAISRRIRAWYQETVEMHGLAGRLASIRCLEESLRDIGTVQTDKGEQLQALCEAAVNEDGADVIIIAGAPLAGLARSIADRIPVPVVDGVSSAVRHAESLAALAPRGALAGSYAPPPVKEWSGLSPALGALIGRKS from the coding sequence ATGAAACTGCTCATCGTCAATCCCAACATCTCGCACAGCGTCACCGATCTGATCGAGGCCGAAGCGCGCCGCGCCGCTTCCCCCGGCACCGAACTGACGATGCGTACCGCGCCCTTCGGCGTGGCCTATATCGAGACCCGCGCCGAGGCGGCCGTAGGCGCCTTTGCCACCCTCAACGAGCTGGCCGAACATCACGAGGGGCATGACGCGGCCATCGTCGCTGCCTTCGGCGACCCGGGCCTGGCGGCCGCGCGCGAGATGCTGCCGATTCCGGTGGTGGGGCTCACCGAGGCGGCGCTGATGAGCGCAGCGATGCTGGGCGGGCGTTTCTCCATCGTCGCGATCTCGCGCCGCATCCGCGCCTGGTATCAGGAAACCGTGGAGATGCACGGTCTTGCCGGCCGGCTGGCGAGCATCCGCTGCCTGGAAGAGAGCCTGCGTGACATCGGCACCGTGCAGACCGACAAGGGCGAGCAGTTGCAGGCCTTGTGCGAGGCGGCTGTGAACGAGGACGGCGCCGACGTGATCATCATCGCCGGGGCGCCGCTGGCGGGGCTGGCGCGCAGCATCGCCGACCGCATTCCGGTGCCGGTGGTCGATGGCGTGTCCAGCGCCGTGCGCCATGCCGAATCGCTTGCCGCGCTTGCCCCGCGTGGCGCTTTGGCCGGCAGCTACGCGCCGCCACCGGTCAAGGAGTGGAGTGGCCTGTCGCCGGCGCTCGGCGCGCTGATCGGACGCAAGTCGTGA
- a CDS encoding amidohydrolase family protein produces MSEPAPADLVLHGARVVTVDPALGEIADAVIVVRDGRFAQIGPRDASRPLPAAHRTVDLAGHVVTPGFVNVHTHTILTMVRGVAEDMGFAPAYTPGVPHGHEVTEDEAVALARLGAAECLMFGSTLINDSYVHADLTLPAMGELGMRVITCGRIHDVDFTRVHEGVWEHRDEIGERTLGEAVTLCERWRGRYDGRLGFEFAAHAPDTCSRTLLAKVAAERDRLGVNVNGHLSQSRKENARVRERDGMSPTELIEDVGLLDHRYTAAHCMYVSDSDIERIGRARINVAHVPRGNAQGGRIAPTSALRRAGANLALATDNMHGDMVEVMRWALLVGRLQEECIDDFWQPHHVVEMATLGGARALGLDDQIGSITIGKRADLVAFDFRRPHLVPHIDTLGNLVHTAQGRDVAMVVCDGRVVVEDGHLAHADLDTILADGQAASEALWARARAQL; encoded by the coding sequence ATGAGCGAACCTGCTCCCGCCGATCTGGTGCTGCATGGTGCGCGCGTGGTCACCGTCGACCCCGCGCTGGGCGAGATCGCCGACGCGGTGATCGTCGTGCGCGACGGGCGATTCGCCCAGATCGGTCCGCGTGACGCGTCCCGCCCGCTGCCTGCGGCGCACCGCACCGTGGACCTTGCCGGCCACGTCGTCACGCCGGGATTCGTCAACGTGCACACCCACACCATCCTGACCATGGTGCGCGGCGTGGCCGAGGACATGGGCTTCGCCCCGGCCTACACGCCGGGCGTGCCGCACGGGCACGAAGTCACCGAGGACGAGGCCGTGGCGCTCGCCCGCCTGGGCGCGGCCGAGTGCCTGATGTTCGGCTCCACGCTGATCAACGACAGCTACGTGCACGCCGACCTGACCTTGCCGGCGATGGGTGAGCTGGGCATGCGCGTGATCACCTGCGGGCGCATCCACGACGTGGATTTCACGCGCGTGCACGAAGGTGTGTGGGAGCACCGTGACGAGATCGGCGAGCGCACGCTGGGCGAGGCCGTGACCCTATGCGAGCGCTGGCGCGGCAGGTACGATGGCCGTCTGGGCTTCGAGTTCGCCGCGCACGCGCCTGACACGTGTTCGCGCACGCTGCTCGCGAAAGTCGCCGCCGAGCGCGACCGGCTGGGCGTCAACGTCAACGGTCACCTGTCGCAAAGCCGCAAGGAAAACGCCCGCGTGCGCGAGCGCGACGGCATGAGCCCGACCGAACTGATCGAGGATGTGGGCCTGCTCGATCACCGCTACACGGCCGCGCACTGCATGTATGTGTCGGATTCCGACATCGAGCGCATTGGCCGCGCGCGCATCAACGTCGCGCACGTGCCGCGCGGCAACGCGCAGGGCGGACGCATCGCGCCCACCAGCGCCTTGCGCCGCGCCGGCGCCAACCTCGCGCTGGCCACCGACAACATGCACGGCGACATGGTCGAGGTGATGCGCTGGGCGCTGCTGGTCGGGCGCCTGCAGGAAGAATGCATCGACGACTTCTGGCAGCCACATCACGTCGTCGAGATGGCGACTCTGGGCGGAGCCAGGGCGCTCGGCCTCGATGACCAGATCGGTTCGATCACGATCGGCAAGAGGGCCGACCTGGTGGCCTTCGACTTTCGCCGGCCGCACCTGGTGCCGCACATCGACACGCTGGGCAACCTGGTGCACACCGCGCAGGGGCGCGACGTGGCAATGGTGGTGTGCGACGGGCGCGTCGTCGTCGAAGACGGGCATCTCGCCCACGCCGATCTGGACACCATCCTGGCCGACGGCCAGGCCGCATCCGAGGCGCTGTGGGCGCGTGCCCGCGCGCAGCTCTGA
- a CDS encoding TRAP transporter large permease — translation MTWVAIGIFLLLAVFGMPLAFALGFGSLAALYLLDFELVVMPQRMMHAVNSFPLMAIPLFMLAGELMVRAGIMDRLIAFANSLIGRVHGGLAHVTIVSGTILASVSGAAVASASAMGSTLVPSLRKYYPDAYAGAVIASAANLGPVIPPSNAMIVYALMAGSTVSVGGLFMAGIVPGILLALGFMGIASWISIRRGYALTGDGFSIRNVLVQARRAIIIILMPVIVVGGVVGGIFTATEGAAIAVVYSALIGFVITRRLKLADLPGCLYRAAVTSAMVGALIAFAASVTFVFTIEMVPMALSDWIQSMTQDPMVYVLLTMLLLIFVGMLIESNAAYIMLVPLFAPVAVAYGIDPLWFGFLFMFNLVIGMMTPPVGVLYFVMSGITKVPLMKLVRESIPFVVWQFVVLALCIVFPPLVTWLPKTLGF, via the coding sequence ATGACCTGGGTCGCAATCGGAATCTTCCTGCTGCTGGCCGTGTTCGGCATGCCGCTCGCGTTCGCGCTGGGCTTTGGCTCGCTGGCAGCGCTGTATCTGCTCGACTTCGAACTGGTGGTGATGCCGCAACGCATGATGCATGCGGTCAACAGCTTTCCGCTGATGGCCATCCCGCTGTTCATGCTGGCCGGTGAGCTGATGGTGCGCGCCGGCATCATGGATCGCCTGATTGCCTTCGCCAACAGCCTGATCGGACGCGTGCACGGCGGTCTGGCGCACGTGACCATCGTCTCCGGCACCATTCTGGCGTCGGTCTCCGGTGCGGCCGTGGCCAGTGCCTCGGCGATGGGCAGCACGCTGGTGCCCTCGCTGCGCAAGTACTATCCGGACGCCTACGCCGGCGCGGTGATCGCCTCGGCGGCCAACCTCGGCCCGGTGATTCCGCCGTCCAATGCGATGATCGTCTACGCGCTGATGGCCGGCTCCACCGTCTCGGTTGGCGGCCTGTTCATGGCCGGCATCGTGCCCGGGATCCTGCTCGCGCTGGGCTTCATGGGCATCGCCTCGTGGATTTCGATCCGGCGCGGCTACGCGCTGACCGGCGACGGATTCTCGATCCGCAACGTGCTGGTGCAGGCGCGTCGCGCCATCATCATCATCCTGATGCCGGTGATCGTCGTCGGCGGCGTGGTCGGCGGCATCTTCACCGCCACCGAGGGCGCGGCCATCGCCGTCGTGTATTCGGCGCTGATCGGCTTCGTCATCACGCGCCGGCTCAAGCTCGCCGACCTGCCGGGCTGCCTGTACCGCGCGGCCGTCACCTCGGCGATGGTGGGCGCGCTGATCGCGTTCGCCGCGTCGGTGACCTTCGTGTTCACCATCGAGATGGTGCCCATGGCCCTGTCGGACTGGATCCAGTCGATGACCCAGGATCCGATGGTGTACGTGCTGCTGACGATGCTCTTGCTGATCTTCGTCGGCATGCTGATCGAGTCGAACGCGGCCTACATCATGCTGGTGCCGCTGTTCGCGCCGGTGGCCGTGGCCTACGGCATCGACCCGCTGTGGTTCGGCTTCCTGTTCATGTTCAATCTGGTCATCGGCATGATGACGCCGCCGGTGGGCGTGCTGTACTTCGTCATGAGCGGCATCACCAAGGTGCCGCTGATGAAGCTGGTGCGCGAGTCGATTCCGTTCGTCGTCTGGCAGTTCGTGGTGCTGGCGCTGTGCATCGTCTTTCCGCCGCTGGTGACCTGGTTGCCGAAGACGCTGGGATTCTGA
- a CDS encoding TRAP transporter small permease — MSSQDQAAAAPPPGGAASVPPPPGSGAFRAFKGLVRGIDAVTFWGIVVAMAAMAITVSLQVLLRYGFESSLDSADELSRLFFVWAIFLAIPHGVKHGVHVGIDLFVKLMPDRFEEVLFRVMAGLGTLLMIMVMFGGWVATVDRWPELMPTLPVSSGIYYLAVLITGAHSLLHLALLAWGGSRTWEGEL, encoded by the coding sequence GTGAGTTCGCAGGATCAAGCGGCCGCGGCCCCGCCCCCGGGCGGGGCCGCGAGCGTCCCGCCGCCGCCCGGCAGCGGGGCGTTTCGCGCGTTCAAGGGGCTGGTGCGCGGCATCGACGCGGTGACCTTCTGGGGCATCGTCGTGGCGATGGCGGCGATGGCGATCACCGTTTCGCTGCAGGTGCTGCTGCGCTACGGCTTCGAGTCCTCGCTCGACTCGGCCGACGAGTTGTCGCGCCTGTTCTTCGTGTGGGCCATCTTCCTGGCGATCCCGCACGGTGTGAAGCATGGCGTGCATGTAGGCATCGATCTGTTCGTGAAACTCATGCCCGATCGTTTCGAAGAGGTGCTGTTCCGCGTCATGGCGGGTCTGGGCACGCTGCTGATGATCATGGTGATGTTCGGCGGCTGGGTCGCCACCGTCGACCGCTGGCCTGAACTGATGCCGACCCTTCCCGTCTCGTCCGGCATCTACTACCTCGCCGTATTGATCACCGGTGCGCATTCGCTCCTGCACCTGGCGCTGCTCGCGTGGGGCGGCTCGCGTACCTGGGAGGGCGAGTTATGA
- a CDS encoding TRAP transporter substrate-binding protein, with translation MFGKTKLVAIAAALAAGMVVSTAASAAERLRVAGNFPLDHSVSRAMEVFKEKVEKDSNGDIRVDLFPAMQLGGATENVDQVRSGTIFAVFTSIAYFTRTVPEYEAVSLPFLFDSREQAFKVMDGEVGDIFDAKMAELGFVNLGYGELGFRHVTNNLRPITSVEDFQGMRIRLQPNEVHLATFRALGANPQSMDVSELYSALQQGVLDAQENPYNIIASRRFNEVQKHLSDTGHFYDFINVAANKRKYERLSDEHRKIVDEAMAEAMMWQRKQAAAEEAEWREKLIAEGMEFTPLSDEARDALRGATASVVEELKKRVDPAVIDLVLKEAQAAK, from the coding sequence ATGTTCGGCAAGACAAAACTCGTAGCGATCGCCGCGGCCCTGGCCGCCGGCATGGTGGTGAGCACGGCCGCGTCCGCGGCCGAGCGTCTGCGCGTGGCGGGCAACTTCCCGCTGGACCACAGCGTCTCGCGCGCGATGGAGGTATTCAAGGAGAAGGTCGAAAAGGATTCGAACGGCGACATCCGCGTCGACCTGTTCCCGGCGATGCAGCTCGGCGGCGCGACCGAGAACGTCGACCAGGTGCGCTCGGGCACGATCTTCGCGGTGTTCACGTCGATCGCCTACTTCACGCGCACCGTGCCCGAGTACGAGGCGGTGAGCCTGCCCTTCCTGTTCGACAGCCGCGAGCAGGCCTTCAAGGTCATGGATGGCGAAGTCGGCGACATCTTCGACGCCAAGATGGCCGAACTGGGCTTCGTGAACCTGGGCTATGGCGAACTCGGTTTCCGCCACGTCACCAACAACCTGCGTCCCATCACCTCGGTGGAAGACTTCCAGGGCATGCGCATCCGTCTGCAGCCCAACGAGGTGCACCTGGCGACCTTCCGCGCGCTGGGCGCCAACCCGCAGTCGATGGACGTCTCCGAGCTGTATTCGGCGCTGCAGCAGGGCGTGCTCGACGCGCAGGAGAACCCCTACAACATCATCGCCAGCCGCCGCTTCAACGAGGTGCAGAAGCACCTGTCCGATACCGGCCACTTCTACGACTTCATCAACGTCGCGGCCAACAAGCGCAAGTACGAGCGCCTGTCGGACGAGCATCGCAAGATCGTCGACGAGGCCATGGCCGAGGCCATGATGTGGCAGCGCAAGCAGGCCGCTGCCGAGGAGGCCGAATGGCGCGAGAAGCTGATCGCCGAGGGCATGGAGTTCACGCCGCTGTCGGACGAGGCGCGTGATGCCTTGCGTGGCGCGACCGCGAGCGTGGTCGAAGAGCTGAAGAAGCGCGTCGACCCGGCGGTGATCGATCTGGTCCTGAAAGAAGCGCAGGCGGCCAAGTGA
- a CDS encoding GntR family transcriptional regulator — MRKLHPDKNKANPERMEAAFAKPDVEDIADRITNAVMEHRLPPGIKLAEERLASAFGVSRTKIRQALTMLSREGLVKLFPNRGAFVTSPTVQEALDLFATRRLIEPEIVRNAIARSDKADLKRLRAHLAAEEDARKRGDRRTIIKLSGAFHMLLAEVAGNSFIEKLMAELCPLTCLIISLYDAPQTPACPENEHVQIVDAIERKDEAEAVRLMLRHLDHVRNELRLGEAEKQDIDWDQMFG, encoded by the coding sequence ATGCGTAAACTCCATCCGGACAAGAACAAAGCGAATCCCGAACGCATGGAAGCCGCCTTCGCCAAGCCCGATGTCGAAGACATCGCCGACCGCATCACCAACGCCGTCATGGAGCATCGCCTGCCGCCCGGCATCAAGCTCGCCGAGGAGCGACTCGCCTCGGCGTTCGGCGTGTCGCGCACCAAGATCCGCCAGGCCCTGACGATGCTCTCGCGCGAGGGGCTGGTAAAGCTATTCCCCAACCGTGGCGCCTTCGTCACCAGTCCGACCGTGCAGGAAGCGCTGGACCTCTTCGCCACGCGCCGCCTGATCGAGCCGGAGATCGTGCGCAACGCCATCGCACGTTCGGACAAGGCCGACCTCAAGCGTCTGCGCGCCCACCTCGCGGCCGAGGAAGACGCCCGCAAACGCGGCGACCGGCGCACCATCATCAAGCTCTCGGGCGCCTTCCACATGCTGCTTGCGGAAGTGGCGGGCAACAGCTTCATCGAGAAGCTGATGGCCGAACTGTGCCCGCTGACCTGCCTCATCATCTCGCTCTACGACGCACCGCAGACCCCAGCCTGCCCGGAAAACGAACACGTGCAGATCGTCGACGCGATCGAGCGCAAGGACGAGGCCGAAGCCGTGCGCCTGATGCTGCGCCACCTCGACCACGTTCGCAACGAACTGCGTCTGGGCGAAGCGGAGAAGCAGGACATCGACTGGGACCAGATGTTCGGCTGA